The genomic DNA GTTAAGTCTTGTTTCTTGTTGTATCATACTTATTTCGCTTTTTCAAGAATCTCTATCAAACGCCAACGCTTCTTCTTACTCAACGGCCTAGTTTCCATAATTTTTACACGATCTCCTTCATTACAGGCGTTTTCTGCATCATGTGCCATGAATTTTTTAGATCTTCTAACAAACTTACCGTAAAGCGGGTGTTTTAGCTTACGCTCTACTAAGACCGTAATAGTTTTATCACCTTTATTACTAATTACCTTTCCTATTCTTTCTTTTCTATGGTTCCTTAGCATGGCCATTTTGATTTAATTTAACTTCCTTTAACGTTTAGAGCAGTTTCTAGTCTAGCTATCAAACGTCTTGTATTTTTAATTTTAGTAGGGTTTTCAATAGGAGAAATAGTGTGAGCAAATTTAAGTTTTCTTAAATTCTCTTGCTCAATTTTTATTTTCTCTTTCAGCTCTTCTATTGCTAAGGAGCTAATCTCTGCATATTTCATTTTTTAAGCATTAATGTAATCTTTGTGAACTACAAATTTGGCTTTAATAGGAAGTTTATGTATAGCTAAACGGGTAGCTTCACGTGCTAAATTAATATCTACTCCCTCTATTTCAAATAAGATTTTTCCAGGTTTTACAACAGCTGCCCAGTATTCTGGTGATCCTTTTCCCTTTCCCATACGAACCTCAGCAGGTTTCTTAGTAATGGGTTTATCTGGGA from Candidatus Amoebophilus asiaticus 5a2 includes the following:
- the rpsQ gene encoding 30S ribosomal protein S17, which produces MAMLRNHRKERIGKVISNKGDKTITVLVERKLKHPLYGKFVRRSKKFMAHDAENACNEGDRVKIMETRPLSKKKRWRLIEILEKAK
- the rpmC gene encoding 50S ribosomal protein L29, with the protein product MKYAEISSLAIEELKEKIKIEQENLRKLKFAHTISPIENPTKIKNTRRLIARLETALNVKGS
- the rplP gene encoding 50S ribosomal protein L16; translation: MLQPKRTKYRKVQKGRVKGLAHRGSSLAFGTFGIKALEAIWLTARQIEAARIAMTRAMKRQGQVWIRVFPDKPITKKPAEVRMGKGKGSPEYWAAVVKPGKILFEIEGVDINLAREATRLAIHKLPIKAKFVVHKDYINA